In Phragmites australis chromosome 18, lpPhrAust1.1, whole genome shotgun sequence, the genomic window GAAAAAGATCTGTACTGTAGAGAACCCAAAGAGACAAACGGTGGATGTAAATAGTGAATATAATATAGGAATAAGTCCAGTTTTGATCCCTCAACTATGAAATTGGGTAACTCTCACCCCCAACTGTCAGAACCGGTTCAATTTCTATCCTGACCTCatcaaaagctatttttggtCGATGTGGCAGCAATTTTCGAATCCACACTGGCATATCTCTCCAAGTTGGCAGTTTTTTTGCCAACTAGTTTATGACGTGGCTCGGGCCCACCTATCattctctcctctttctttcctttcttcctcctcgtctTCAACCTCTATCTCTTCCCTTTTCTcttcaagctctctctccctgaAACTTGTGCTAGATGGATCCGGCAAGGAAATGCTAAATCAAGTTCAAGAACCTGGGACGGTTAGCTAGGAGTCGACTCAGCTAGCAAAGGAACGCCAGAATCAAGCTTCCTACCATCAAGCTCGAGGTCCTCACTGCCCAGATAGAGGTTCCAGTGCCGAGCTTGAGATCCAGTTGCACAGATGGAGTTCCCGCACAGAGCTTGAGGTCCTCGCCGCTCAGATCGAGTTTCCCGCGCTAAGCTTGAGTTCCCCACCACCGAAAATGAGTTTCTAGCCTTGCGCCTTGCCATCCTTGAGAAACCCATTGGCGGTATTGCGATATCAATGAAGCAGATCCCACCATGGCTGCTGCCCCCATGGCGACGGAATCTCCTTGATAGCAGCGCCCACCACCCCTTGTCATGCGATGAGTTGAAGGTCATTGGCGGCGGTTGTCTTCCAGCTGGCGCGGCTCCACGCGTAGAGGCAGCAAGAGGTCAGACGTAGCTTCCTCAAGCCGATGATGCGGAGCTCACAACTCGGACCCCAACCGGTCGAGGTCGAGCTCGCGAAGTCCTCGACATGGTGCATGACGCGTAAGTTGAAGGGCACGCCATGCAATGGATGATTACGGTGACTCTCAGTCGACCATGGAGATAACGAAGGCAGCGCCATGGAACTTGAGGCCAACACGTCTACACTAGTGCAAGACGTGTTGATGGAGAGTGGCGTAGGTGGCGACGGCTTGATTGGTTGGTTGAGAGCGGCAGTGACGGCTTGATCTGCATCGTCGACTACAGGGAGAGGAGGGAAgcaagaggagagagaaaggggaggATGAATAAGAGAGGATTGGGTCTTACAGGTGGGACCTATCatttgttttaatttatttttcttttgttgagtGGGCTAACATGTCAATAGAAACTATGTGATGTGGCTGCCAACATGGCAAAATAGCCGCCACATCACACGAATACCACCTCAAACAGGCTCGGGATAGAAATTGAGCCGGTTTTGACAGTTGGGGGTGAGAGTTACCCAGTTTCATAGTTAAGAGTCAAAATCGGATAAACGCAATAGTTGAGGGGTCAAAACTGGACTTATTCCTATAATATATGTGTGCCTCCCAGGTGAGGTGTTTACGTGATCTTTCCATCGGTGTGTGCTACCAGGGTATGTTTCAGTGTTTTGTATCTCCTTTATGGTTTATCCCCATTGGGGATGGTGTATTCTCTTCTTTCTGAAATGAATATCAGAGCTCTTGcccttggtttaaaaaatatacgTGTGCCCTATTGCCTTTATGTTTCTCTAAAATCCAGATGAATTTGATACTGAAATTGGGTAGGCATGTAGTAAACATGAAGTAGAGTATGCATATTTTCGCAACATTTTTTATAGTACATGATGTAATATGTGAAGGTGGGCAGATGCCCATAGGTTCAGAAAATCTCCTTTCACATTGCATTGCATTACCATTATACAGGGCAATAGGATAAAAAAGGAAGAAACTTCTTTCCAGGCAATATATAATGGACAGTATTATTATAAACAAGGGAGTGCAGAATGGCTTTCTTTACCTTCACCCCAAACATCTGATCTGCATCATCATTCTGAGATCCTCTCAAAaataattctttttctttttttaaaaaaaaaaagagctcaaAACTTGCTTCGCATCCTGTGCCACGCCTCTTCTGATCTTCTCCACTTACACCATTGCACCGACTCCAAGGGCAGCTGTGCCTCACCTCTGCTTGGCTGCACTGACTGACCTGCACACCACTGTGCCTATTGCCTTCCCCTGAGCCAGAGAATTGTCAAACTCGTTGGGCACTCTTCCATAGAAAACATATGATGGGGAATAGGGCAGGACACATTAAGCGTAGAATGGCGGTATGTGTTCCCACCAGATCCTCTCCTCCTTGGTCCAATACCTCGACCATTTTACTGTTCTTGGTGAGCACAATACCTTAGAAATTTTGCCCACTGAAACCTAGAGCTGACGGGTGGAATACTGGAATAGTGGTTAAACAGGGTGAGTAAATTACAATTTCATCTTTACTACTCACCTGATAGTTGTCTAATGTTGTTCAGTCCTCCATAAGTTGCATGTCCTGCTCTTTCCCTGATTTTTTTACACAACAAATTTTCACTGCAGGCTCACCTAATATTGTCGGGTTTCTGCATTCCCAATCCTCCAACCCATGCCATTTCCCTAGAAatttgagaagccaaaaataAAGATTAAAGAGTGTTAATGCAAGTCACAAAAGCATTAAACCGAAGCAGTCTCTATGTCTATCCAGACATTCTAGAAAGATAAAACACGGGAACTACTAATTAGATCAGAAAGAAGTAGTACACTATTGTTACGTGTCTCAAATATTACAGCTTATGATACATACAGAGTTGTGCCAGTGTCACAGCCATCTACTTAAACACAAAGTTAGAAATTCAGATAACAGCTTCACTTCCATTCAACGATTTTATACAAAGTCAAGGATTTGTTCAAGTTAGTAATGCACAAATGAAACTGGAGAGTTACGATCTTTTAAATTTATGCATGTGAAAATATGAATTATggaaaacatatataaaaatttCTTAAGTAGTATGATTACTCACCGACAAGTCAGTGTAACTTCAACGTCATATACCTCCCATTTAACTGATCAAGCCTCACCACTATAAACAGTTGGAGGAGGGTTGAGGAATATAAGTTCCACTAGCCACCTGCACTGCAAATAAGGACAGCAGAACTGCATTCATTGGAACGATAAAACAACAATTTGGATACAGTACCAAAAAAAGAGGCCATAGACAAAAGATGCTCTACAGGACAGATAATACAATAAACAAGAAAGGCAAATAATACTATAAGTTTGTTTAGATTTACTGTATGTCCTCCCCGAAATAAAAGGGACAGTTCTGTATGCTGATAGTGTCCAGACTCCAGTTTGGACCCAAATATCAATGTTCTGAAATGTAAAGCAAATCTAGCTAAGTTGCCCTCAGAATTAATCCGAGCTCAAATAATTTTACTGGTGCACAAACTTGTGCATATGCCATGAAATGCTCAGGCTGTTCACTGCAAGTTTTAGGAGCCAGAGTTctcatgtaaaaaaaaaaaattgcagtgcGCAAACACAATCATGAACTTGTAAATGTAAAATTTCCATTTACGAACTTCAGCATACAAGGCCATGTGATCTATGGGTGACTTACTTGTTTGACTTACAGATCATTTGATTCATTTGCTGAGCACACTTGCATTAGTAAATTGTTTTCTGAACCTGGGGAATATTCATTCTTTAAGGAACCACCAACCAGTCAACTATACAAAATTGCTCATGCTACTTAGCTGTAAGAAACCTCATTCTGTACAATATAAGAACACAGCCGTCCTTCAGAGGAAAAGTCAAATTTACTAATAACTGCACAAATTCGGTAAGATTTACAAGGGCTAATCATGAACAAATTATCAGGACAACAGGTGCTTTAGGATCTTTAGTGTACAAGAAGTTTACTTTCAAGAGCATAGAAGCACACTTAAGGATTGGACAAAACTTCATCTTTCACGCCTTACAGCTGAGTACATATGATATTTGAGTGGATTTAGTAATATCACCCATAAGAACTGCACCACAAGGTGATTAAAACCCTCATACCATAAACACCTCAACTTGCTAGAGGCCCAGCTTAGTTTGGCAGAAACCACCGTGGGGCGGCTCTCCTGCTCCAGCTTTGATTGCAGGTTCTTCTGATCAAGCTTTGATTGCAGGCacttttatcaaattttatgcCCGCTTCTTCAGAAGCCAGCCACTGATGTCCAGTTTATTAATCTTCCGAGAATCTGCAACGCTATGCTAGATCTTGCTTAGACCTGGACACCCTGGTCTCCCTTCACACAGTCTATATAAGTCTACATCTTTTCAATGTTCGAACACATCACATTCACAGTGTGCCACTCACTAAACACCACCAAAAGCCATGAAGCAGACTAGGGCGTGCTGCCTAGCCTACATAGCGGTTTTCTATCTCATCCTAGCCGTCTCCCCAGCAATCAGCAACATGAACGACAGCATTGAGAAGATGTGGGGCAACACACAGGTGTTCTACGATAGCAGCGGCCAACAAATCATGTCACTGTCCCTGGACTACTGGACAAGTTCTGCATTCCGCTCAAAGAGCCAGTACCTCTTTGGGAGGTTCGACATTGGCATCAAGCTCGTCCCCAAGGACTCAGCTGGGACTGTCACCACTATATATGTAAGTaacaaagaaatgaaaatatCATCATTCAGGTCGTCACTCATGGATCCTTAGCCTAACTATTCTGTTGTGTCACCCTGGGAATAGATGATAACCGAAGGGCAATGGCAAACCCATGACGAGATCGACCTCGAGTTCTTGGGGAACACCACTGGTGAACCATACACTCTGCACACTAACATCTATGCCAGAGGGAAAGGTGGCCGAGAAAAGCAGTACCGTCTTTGGTTTGATCCCACTGAAGACTTCAATACATACTCCATCATCTGGAACCCGCAGATGATCCTGTAAGCTCCCCTCTTATCTTGCTAATATTTTTAGTTCCAATGCAGCGCTACAATACTCATTTCGGCCAGGGTTTACAAAAGCGTTTGGGGCACGAAAATCAAGACCCGACGGTAATCGAAAAATCGCGGTTATCGTGATAACAACTCAAAATCCGGCGAGAATTCGCTAAAAATTCgcttgatcaaatttgaaattcggcGAAAATTTGGACTGAATCgaccgaacggtaaccgctcggtttgcatcggttaccgagcggtttcgCCGATTTATCAAGCAcattttccgcattgtcggtaaccgctcggttttatcAGTAACTGCTCGGTTTTAGAGATTTATCGAGCAGTgttctcgaatttcagtgaagttcaatcCCAAAAATTCAACCTTgcaaaatcaataactaatttatctgagcttcaaatcaagtgaaacaaattttgttagttttcttgtaacatgatctacatgataaaagtatttatactcgtaaaaagttaaatattttctgtgagaaaatgtatttgctaaaccaagttaaatgcatagtttactctttgctattccaaaaatcatgaagccaatttttttagtcttcttacattatcctatatcttttaaaatacatgaactcatgaattagttattgtaacatgcaggattatgtaaatatattgcaactagattaattcataactaacctatcacatctctaaaattagtgaaaccacctttattaatttacttatactatgctttatgtatgaaaaataatggtagatatgaaaaggttaattacagtgttgtttcttaacatattcactttatgcttgtgaactttgtaaaaattacgaagaaattaataaaattataaatgaagtgaaactaattttaaagatacTCTTAAGATACgctctacacaagaaaaatatgtgtttgtatgttaagtttttctttaacatgagttaataaatgagctgcatgctttaacttttttttcaaacttactacCTATAGGATATGAtacaaacaatattatttttgaattttttttcacatccttagaattgtctctagttttttaggattatttatttatttattattattattattttgaattttttaaattcaaattcgaaaacctTTCGTATTTTGAAACCGTAGTGGAGCGATAAGGTCAGTAACCACGATTTTCGAGCGGTAACCATCGCATTTTAAAACCCTGATTTCAGCACTGCTGTGCTGTGTGGCAAgcaattctgaaaaaaaattcgCCGCATCAGGACAGGCAACTTGTTCAATGTAATTACTTCAAAATGTTAGCCTAAATCAATTCGGCTGTTGTTGGGCTACAGAATACTTGTCAATGGCACACCAATCCGGCGGATGAAGAATCAGATGAGGGATGATACTCCCTTCCCACTCTTTCAGCCCATGAGGTTGTACGCCAGCATCTGGAACGCAGATGACTGGGCGACGCAGGGCGGACGCATAAAGACCGACTGGTCCCAGGCGCCGTTCACAGCATTCTTCCGGAACTACAGTGCCAACGCTTGCGTCCCAAACAGGAAAGCCTGGGTTTGCGGCCAAAGTTCTGGGGACAGCAGCTGGTTCAAACAGGTGTTGGATGAGGAGGGGGAGAAGAAACTGAAGGATGTGGATGATCAGCACAAGATTTATGACTACTGCACAGACTCAAGAAGGTTCCGTAATGGGTACCCCCCAGAGTGTGGCTCAGAGTAGAAGTTGTTAAACTAGCATATAGAAAAGGTGAGAGGAGTATTGAAGGATTTTTATCCTTTCTTTACGGATATGATCATAATAAGAAATGATTTTGGTTCATTGCATTTCCGGGGAGAAAATTCAAATCTGATACACTCATGTGTTTTTTTAGCATATATCAAACGTACTTCGCTGAAAATGCTCAAAACAAGAGCATAACATGATGCAATGAGTTAGATCTATAACGATCCAACAAAAGAATTGCAAACAGTGCCAGGTAAAAGCCAGGCGATCCATTTAAACTTTACATGTATGCTTGTCGATTCATATTTTGGAACCAAGATATGTTACAACGTAGAAAGATACTTTCATGAAAGAAAGGAATGTGAAGTTAAACACGATTAATGTCACTCAGATTTTTTATTCACTACTTACCCTCAGCAGTAAGGTTGACCAAGAAAAATGATGCACGATCCCCTTTCGTTGCTCAGATGTAGCACCATAAACAGCTCCGCGTCCAAGCTTTCAAAACATAAATCGAGGTCACTGCAATAATGAAAGATAGACAATAACAGTTGCAGCAATAATGAAAGCATAACATCAAGTTGGTTGTGATAATATTTAGGACAGCTCCAACTCTAGTGAGCAGTTATTCATGAGCTTGCCTTAAGATAAGTTCTCTGACAACAAAAGTTGTTTCTCGTAATAGTTAAATCATGCTGGGCCAATTTCTAACCCTCCAGCTCCATCCCTGGAAATAAGTTGGAGACCTGGATTTAAAAAGTAGTTTGGTAAAAATTCATACACCTCTATGTTAGAGCCTATCTAAGTGTTCTAATCTCATTATATTCTGTAAGATATATTTTACgcacatttattggtaccccaccaaaatctgaaaaaaaaatgcaaaaaggAAACAACATTGCATTATGTAATAATGCAGAAGGAAGTGTTAAAATTGTTAAGCAATAATTTTCCTTTATCTCCTGTGAATCCAAATGCTAAACAAAGAATTTCAATTGAGAATGTATCAAATGCGTCATAGCCTTATAGTCAAGAAACATAAAGAAGGGCAAATAATGAACTTGAAGCGAGCTTAGAGCTGTCTCTGTAAAGATGGACAGTTCATTGATTGGAAAAGAATGGCAGTCGAAATCAATAGATTCAAGTATGCAACACTTCCAATGGAAAGAGTGCAGAAAAGTCAAGTGCATTGCATTCATGTCACTAAATTTTGTGCTTGAGTATTAACATCAGCTGCCTGCTGCCtcattctttaaaaaaaaaattaagaagaagaataaCCTTCAAGCCCCCAGTTCTGCAGGTGTTTTCTTTACTGCTAACATAACCATCAGCTGTATTCTTTACTGCTTACTGATGAGCTGATtccaaagagaagaaaaaaattagcttCTGGGCTTTCACTGTATATAGCATAACACAGCATTGCACTGTTTACAGGAAATACAAGAACATCAACAAAGCATTTGTCCTAAGCAAATTGAGGTAGGCTAAAGATAAAACCTATAAGAtctaactaaaaagatgatgagaaaacaacaataataataaaagtactagtaatagtaaaaaataaaactaataacAGTATAAGGAgattgatgcataagttatgattCTGATACATGGATTACTAACTTTCATCTGCTTCTATCCGTGGATGGTTCTTTGGGGATATTTCATTCCTTCAAATCTCTCTTTACAGACTTCTCTCATATTAGATTAAGTCGACCCCTGCCTCTCTTCATATTATTAATGCGCCTCAGTATCCTACTATGCACATGTGACTTTAGAGGCCTCCGTTGGATATGTCCAAACTATCTCAACTGATGTTGGacaatcttttcttcaattggcGCTACCTCTATCATATcacgtatatcattattttggaTCCGATCATTTGTTGTATAGCTATAAATCCATCGTAATATACGTATCTCTACTACACTTAACTATTGGACATATTGcattttagttggccaacatacGACGTCATCCCTCTTTAGCATCAatcccaaatatcgaaaggtgtCCTTCTTGGCAACCACCTCTCCACCGAGACTAACACATTCTCCATCATACCTAGTATCACCGAAATCGCACTTCATATACTCAGTTTTGGTCCTACTAAGTCTAAAGCCTTTCGATTCTAAAGTATATCTCCATAGTTCTAATTTCCTATTAACCCCTATCATACTCTCGTCAACTAACACCACATCAtcagcaaagagcatacaccaaggGATATCTCCCTGAATGTCCCTTGTGACCTCCTCCATAACCAAAGTAAATAAATAAaggctcaaagctgacccttgaTGTAGTCTTATTTTAAGCAGAAAGTCATCGATGACACCTTCACTTGTCTGAACACTTGTCATAACATTATTGTACATATCCTTGATTagggtaatatactttgttgggactttgtgtTTCTTTAAGGTCCaccatatgatatttctcagtATTTTGTCGTAAGCCTTCTCCAAGTCAATGAATATCATGTTCAGATCCTTCTTTTGTTCCCTATATCTTTTCATAAGTTGCCTTACGAAGAAAATTGTTTCCATGGTCGACCTCCTAGGCATGAAACCAAATTGGTTTTTAGTAATGCCGTCATTTTTTTAGGCGATGCTCAGTAACTCTCTTCCATAGCTTCATTGTATGGCTCATCAACTTAATTCCACGATAATTAGTACATGTTTGAATATAtcccttattcttgaagattgacACTAATATACTTCTCCTCCATTCTTCAAGCATCTTTTGACCCTAAAAATTAGGTTGAAGAGTTTTGTTAGCCATACTATCACTATGTCTCCAAGACATCTCCACACCTCAATGGGGATACTATCAGGCCCTATCGCCTTGCCTCCTTTTATCCTTTTTAAAGCTTCCTTGACCTCAGCTTCATGAATCCTCCGTATAAAATGTTTGTTGGTATCATTAAAAGATTTGTCCAGCTCAATGGTAGAGCTCTCATTCTCCCCGTTGAATAGTTCATCGAAGTACTCTCGCCATCGAGTCTTGATCTCATCATCTCTCACCAGAATCTGATCGAtcccatccttgatgcatttgattTGGTTGATGTCCCTCATCTTCCTTTCACGGATCGTAGCCATCTTATAGATGTCATTTGCTCCTCCCTTGATGCCCAACTACTGATAAAGATCCTCATAAGCCTGACCCCTTGCTTTGCTCACAGTTAGTTTTGCAATCTTTTTTGCCATTTTGTACTTCTCTATGTTATCCGCACACCTGTCAAGGTGTAAGCATATGAAACATCTTCTCCCTCTTGGTTCCTACCGCCACACCAAAAGCCCCCGTACACCCCCTCAAACCCTACATTAGATGTACCTACATGGTCATCAAAGTCTCCTCCTATGAAGAGCTTCTTGCGAATAGGCATAATACTAATCATGTCATCCAGGTCTTCCAAGAATTGATTCTTGAAGCTTTCATTGTGACCTACTTAAGGGGCATACGTTCTAATAACATTCAAAACCAAATCCCCAACAACCAACTTAACAAGGATAATCCTATCTCCGTGCCTCCCGACGTCCACCACTCTATTCTTGAGGCTCTTGTCGATCAAGATGCCAACTCTATTTCTACTCGCGGTCCCCGTGTACCATAGCTTGAAGGCAAAGTTATCCGCCTCCTTCACCTTTTGTTCCTTCCATTTAGTTTCCTGGACATATAGAATATTTACATGTCTCCTAACTGATGTATCAACTAGCTCTCGCAACTTACATGTTAGAGACCCCACGTTCCAACTACCTAAACGGGTCATACTTTGCTCAGCTAGCTTCCTTACCATTCGTAGCCATCGAGACAAATACGAAGACCCTTGTTCATTTTTACTATACCCAGGCGTTGATGTAGCGCGCCACTAAGGATGCAACGACCCGATCCTTACCCACTTATCACCGTATCCAGATCAAGATACAACGTGTTACCAAAGGGGTGACGGCTAGACCCTTACCCATTTAACACTACACTCAGGTTTAGATATGGCGCGTCGCTAAGAGGGTTATGCCCCCAAaggatttttttatctccatAAAAGTGGGTGGGTTTTTTACGTTGGCTCGCCAAGTCTATCATAACTCTCCTCCTTAACCCTGGCTTGGAATCGGCTATATTGGTACAACATAGGCAAAGTTTTTACAGAAAATACaggaaaaataattatatatgaaACAAATATTAGCATCAAGGGGGGAGTGGTGTTATTAGCATGATTTAACAACACATCCCCATATATTTTGCTTTCACACTCGTATGCCCACTGTCTCAAGCGCTGGAAAAATTAATGCTAACAAGAAACTGATGTGTAATGAGAGTGTCCTATTAACCCTGTAAAAATAGAATGTTGGAAGCAAATAAATAGAACTTGCTGGTagcattaagaaaaaataacCATATTATCTTTAAGAAGAAAGTTGCCCACCTATTTTCCTTGGAGCTATGAAACAAACAGTTTTATTTCTCCAAAATTTGCCAAGAGTCTGTTCTTCCTCAATGTGCCCGCCTTTTGTGATTAGAGACAATCTGTTTGGCCAATCAGCTCAAATCTGGTACAGAGCATGAAAATATGGGCTAGAGTATTGGCCGATGGAAGATGAGAACTAAGTATCTGACACCATTTGGAAGATTCATTTTTCTTGTTCCAGTATTTGGATATAAAGGATGTTTTAATCTTCTAACAAGTCACAAATTCAAAGTGTTAACCTGAGAAGTTGACTTCTATTTGAAGTTTTGAACACCACAAACAAATTTGGTCATTTTTACACATAAATGGAAGAATGCACGAAAGGGCAGAGAAACATGAACATGCATACCATATACTACATGTATGTCCACTACAACAGATTTCAGTTAATATGTAAAGATATATCATCACTGATTCAACAGATCCATGTACAACAAAAATTGAATACCTACTAATGCAAAACACACATGCACACGTGCACACAACAATTATGGTGAAATTTGACTAATTAAGAAAACATAGGATAGGATCGTAGTGGGTCCACCACATTTTGCGTAGCATTACTCTGGGACGATCGTGGGGGCGATCGTGTTCTAGGCTAGGGTTCTCTGCACGGGGGTGGTGCTTCTCGCCGGCGGGGTTTCCTCGATCTGCTAGCTGAGCATTGGCGCTTCGAACAGGTGCGAGGTGGTGTGTTGATGGTTCAACGCATGATGGCGTATCGTGGCGGCAGTCATCCCGCTACGGCTGATGCGGGGGGTTTGTTGCCCACGAGTTTGATGGCGTGACTTGATGGTCTGCTGCTGACGAAGAAAGAGAATCAGGGCCTGGTGATTGCAGATCTGGAGAAGGCCATGCCGGGGAGTCAGGGATGGGTTGCGGTGGGCAAGGCCTTGCCTCCTCGGCCTCTGAACATCATGGCGCTTGAACGTACGATGACGCATGCCTAGGGCCTGCACAAGAATGCTTTTTTTAGAGAGATCGGTGAGAATCGTTTTGTTGTCCAGTTTTCATCTTCTAGTGATTGGAAGCATGTCATGCACAATGGGACTTGGCAGTTTGATTTCCATGTCGTGTTGATGAAGGAGTTTGATGGATCTTCTAGGCCATCGGATATGCATTTTGACCTAATGGATGTTTGGATTCATGTGCGTGATCTCCCACTTGGGATGATGAATAAAACACATGGTGAATTGATCGGGGCCTGGTTTGGGGAGGTTGTTCAAGTGGATGTTGAACCA contains:
- the LOC133899507 gene encoding xyloglucan endotransglucosylase protein 7-like, which translates into the protein MKQTRACCLAYIAVFYLILAVSPAISNMNDSIEKMWGNTQVFYDSSGQQIMSLSLDYWTSSAFRSKSQYLFGRFDIGIKLVPKDSAGTVTTIYMITEGQWQTHDEIDLEFLGNTTGEPYTLHTNIYARGKGGREKQYRLWFDPTEDFNTYSIIWNPQMILILVNGTPIRRMKNQMRDDTPFPLFQPMRLYASIWNADDWATQGGRIKTDWSQAPFTAFFRNYSANACVPNRKAWVCGQSSGDSSWFKQVLDEEGEKKLKDVDDQHKIYDYCTDSRRFRNGYPPECGSE